The window CGACGACTCGGCCGTGCCCGCTCCGGGCACGGCCGGCCGGAGGCGCAGCAGATCAGTCATGCCGGGCGTACGTCGGGAGCGCCCCGCTGGCCGGGGCGGGCACCGCGGTGAGCACCTCCTGGACCACGAAGGACGGATTGACCTGGCGCAGCCACATCTCCGGCCGCAGCGTTATCCGGTGTGCGAGGGCGGGGATCGCGACGTCCTTCACGTCTTCCGGCACCACGTAGTCACGGCCGGCCATCACGGCGCGGGCCCGGGCCAGCAGGAGCAGGGCGAGCGAGCCACGGGGTGAGGAGCCGACGAGGACCGCGCTGTGCTCGCGCGTCGCTGAGGCCAGGGCCACGATGTACCGGCCGATCGAATCCTCGACCGCCACCGACTCCAGCGCGGCCTGCATCAACTGGAGCGTCCGCGAGTCCACCACCGGGGCGAGCGTCGCCTCCTCCTGACGGCGCGACATCCGGCGCTGGAGCACCGTCCACTCCTCCTCGGCCGTCGGATAACCGAACGACACTCGGAGCAGGAACCGGTCGAGCTGGGCCTCGGGCAGCGGGTAGGTGCCCTCGTACTCGATCGGGTTGGCTGTCGCGATCACGTGGAACGGCGGGTCCAGCCGGTAGGTGACGCCCTCGACCGAGACCTGCTTCTCCTGCATCGCCTCGAGCAGGGCGGACTGGGTCTTCGGCGGTGTCCGGTTGATCTCGTCGGCCAGCAGCATGTTCGTGAACACCGGGCCGGCCCGGAAGGCGAAGTCGCCCTTGCGCTGGTCGTAGAGGAACGAGCCGGTGACGTCCGCGGGCAGCAGGTCGGGGGTGAACTGGAGCCGGCGGAAGTCCAGGCCGAGCGCCTGGGCGAACGAACGGGCGGTCAGTGTCTTGCCCAGCCCGGGCATGTCTTCCAACAGCACGTGACCGCCGGCCAGGATCCCGGCCAGCACCAGCTCCAGCGAATCCCGCTTGCCCACCAGGACGGAGCCGACCGAGTCGAGAACCGCCCCGGCCAGCCGCCCGACCTCGTACGGGGGAAGAGCCTGCGTCACCGGCGCA of the Actinoplanes sichuanensis genome contains:
- a CDS encoding AAA family ATPase, with the protein product MTQALPPYEVGRLAGAVLDSVGSVLVGKRDSLELVLAGILAGGHVLLEDMPGLGKTLTARSFAQALGLDFRRLQFTPDLLPADVTGSFLYDQRKGDFAFRAGPVFTNMLLADEINRTPPKTQSALLEAMQEKQVSVEGVTYRLDPPFHVIATANPIEYEGTYPLPEAQLDRFLLRVSFGYPTAEEEWTVLQRRMSRRQEEATLAPVVDSRTLQLMQAALESVAVEDSIGRYIVALASATREHSAVLVGSSPRGSLALLLLARARAVMAGRDYVVPEDVKDVAIPALAHRITLRPEMWLRQVNPSFVVQEVLTAVPAPASGALPTYARHD